Below is a genomic region from Dechloromonas denitrificans.
GGTTTCCGTCGTTCACTCCGTCGCTGCCCAGAGCGACTTCGATCAGTTTCTCGCCACCCTTTCGGAAGGTCTGGCTGCCGACGATGCAGCGCGCCTGAAGCGGGCGGTCGAGTACGCCTGGGAAGCTTATGGTGACAAGAAACTGGGGAGCGGCGAACGTATCTGGTCGCACGCCCTCGGCATGTCGGTCATCATTGCCGGCTTGCGGATGGATGTCGAATCGCGCATCGCGGCCATCATGTTCGCCATACCGTCGCATGACGAGCATGGCATTGCCCGGATCGAGGAGCATTTCGGCAAGCCGGCTGCGCATCTGGTCAATGGCATTTCGCGCCTGAATCGGTTGCGGCCGATCACCAAAGGCTTCGTGGCGGCCAATATCGAAGCCGGTGAAGCGAATCCGGCCGAGATGAAGGCGCAGGTCGAAGTGCTGCGCAAGATGCTGCTGGCGATGGTCGAGGACATTCGCGTCGTGCTGCTGCGTCTGGCCAGCCGGACGCAGACCCTGCGCTTTTACGCGGCCAATCCGGACGACCTGCGCATTCAGGTAGCACGGGAAACGCTGGAGCTCTATTCGCCGCTGGCCAACCGCCTCGGGGTCTGGGAACTGAAGTGGGAACTGGAGGATTTGTCCTTCCGCTTCATCCACCCGGAGACCTACAAGAAAATCGCCAAGATGCTCGACGAGAAGCGCTCGGAACGCGAGCAATTCATCGTCGATGCGGTCGCCAGGGTGCGCAGCGAGCTGGAAGCGGCCGGTGTAAAAAAGGCCGAAATTTACGGTCGACCGAAGCATATCTACAGCATCTGGAACAAGATGCGGAAGAAGGGCGTCGAGTTCTCCGAGGTGTACGACGTGCGCGCCTTGCGCATCATCGTCGATGATCTGAAGGATTGTTATACCGCGCTCGGCATTGCGCATAACCTGTGGTCGCCGATTTCCAAGGAGTTCGACGATTACATCTCGAATCCCAAGGGCAACTACTATCGCTCGCTGCACACGGCGGTGCGTTGTCCGGACGGGCGCAGCCTGGAAATCCAGATTCGTACCTGGGAAATGCACAAGCATGCCGAACTCGGTGTGGCGGCCCACTGGCGTTACAAGGAAGGCAGCAAGCGGACTTCCGAGGATGATTACGACGAGAAAATCGCCTGGTTGCGTCAATTGCTGACCTGGAAGGAAGAGGTCGCCGATAGTTCCGACTGGGTCAATCACTACAAGCAGGCGGCGCTCGACGAAACGCTCTACGTGATTACGCCGCAGGGCAAGGTGGTTGATCTGCCGCAAGGCTCTACGCCGGTCGACTTCGCTTACCGGGTTCATACCGATCTCGGCCATCGTTGCCGCGGCGCCAAGGTCAATGGTCATCTGGTGCCGCTCAACACGGCACTCGAAACCGGGCAGCAGGTCGAGATCGTGACCACCAAGCAAGGCGGTCCGTCACGCGACTGGCTCAATCCGACGCTTGGTTACATCCACACCAAGAGCGCCCGGGTCAAGGTACGCAGCTGGTTCTCGAACCTGGCGCTGGAGGAAACACTGGCGGAAGGGCGCAGCCTGATCGCCAAGGAGTTGCAGCGGGCCGGGCAGACCAGTGCAAATATCGAGGAACTGTCGCACAAGCTTGGTTTTTCCAAGGCCGACGACCTGTATATCGCTGCGGCACGGGGCGACCTGAATCAGCGTCAGTTCCAGTCGGTTGCCCGGGGCGGCGATCTGCTGGCCGAAACCCTGTTGCCGGACGAGGTCCAGACCAAGCCGAGCAAACCGGTCGAAGGCAACCAGGGCATCCTGATCGTTGGTGTCGACAAATTGCTGACCCAGCTGGCGCGTTGCTGCAAACCGGCCCCGCCGGACGAAATCCAGGGCTTCATTACGCGCGGCAAGGGCATTTCGATTCACCGGATGGATTGTTCCAATTTTGCCAACCTGGCGGCACTGCATCCTGAGCGGGTCATCGAAACCGACTGGGGCGTCCAGACGACCGGCGTCTTTGCGACCGATATCGTGGTCGATGCCCACGATCGTCAGGGTTTGCTGCGCGATATTTCGGAAGTCTTCACGCGCGAAAAGCTCAATGTGATCGGGGTCAACACCCAGTCCAAGCAGGGCAAGGCCCACATGAGCTTCACCGTTGAAGTGACCAACCTGCGCCAGATGCAACGCACGCTGGCCTTGATTCATGAAGTCGAAGGGGTGGTCGGCGTCCGCCGGGCCTGAGTTCTACAAACTCGCCCAGCGGGCAAACTGAGCGCCGAAAAATCCGGTCAGGATCAGGGCGGCAGGCGCAAAGGCGATGAAAATGGCCAGCACCCGTGCGATGAACGGGTGTGCCAGCCTGGACTCGATGAAGCGATGCGCCACCAGCATGCCCTTGAACCAGACGATTGCGGCAACCAGCAAGGGAAGCCAGGGGGCACCGTGAAACCATTGGCCCAGCCCGAGGCTGAGCACGGTCAGCAGGCACAAAACCAACCATGCCTCGGTCAGCGGGCGCAGTGAAGTGTTCGGTGTCGGATGATTGTCCATGGGTCAGGCCAGCACGTAAAAGAACGGGAAAATAATCAGCCAGATAATGTCGGTTGCGTGCCAGTAACTGGCCAGCGCTTCAAGTCCGACGTGGTCTTCGACCGTGTAGCCGCCGACCAGATGGCGGGCCAGCACCCAGATGATGCCAAGAATTCCCCAGGTGGCATGGACCAGATGATTGAAGGTCAGGTAGTAATACACCGTGAAAAAGATGCCTGACTCGCCATTGATGCCGTGCGCCAGGTTCCACTGAATTTCCTGGTATTTGGCAACCGGGTAGCCGAGGGCGACGATCAGGCCGGCGATCAGCCAGTATAGCGATGCCTTGCGGCGGCCGGCGCGCATCGTTGTGACCGAGCAGGCAATGAAGAAACTGCTGGTGACCATGAGCAGCGTAATGACCGTGCCGGACACTCGGGAAAGGCGGTCGGCACCTTGTTGGAATGCTTCGGGAAAGTGCGAGCGGGCAACGAAGTACACGATGAACAGGACGGCAAACTCGACAAATTCACAGGTGATACCGACCCAGATCCCCTTGTTGCCGGGAATCCGGCCGGCCGCAGGGGCGGGGGGTATTTCCGGTATCGTATCGAGCGTCGCTTCAGAGGACATGGGGCGTCACAATGGGTCTTCGAAAAGGG
It encodes:
- a CDS encoding RelA/SpoT family protein, producing MVSVVHSVAAQSDFDQFLATLSEGLAADDAARLKRAVEYAWEAYGDKKLGSGERIWSHALGMSVIIAGLRMDVESRIAAIMFAIPSHDEHGIARIEEHFGKPAAHLVNGISRLNRLRPITKGFVAANIEAGEANPAEMKAQVEVLRKMLLAMVEDIRVVLLRLASRTQTLRFYAANPDDLRIQVARETLELYSPLANRLGVWELKWELEDLSFRFIHPETYKKIAKMLDEKRSEREQFIVDAVARVRSELEAAGVKKAEIYGRPKHIYSIWNKMRKKGVEFSEVYDVRALRIIVDDLKDCYTALGIAHNLWSPISKEFDDYISNPKGNYYRSLHTAVRCPDGRSLEIQIRTWEMHKHAELGVAAHWRYKEGSKRTSEDDYDEKIAWLRQLLTWKEEVADSSDWVNHYKQAALDETLYVITPQGKVVDLPQGSTPVDFAYRVHTDLGHRCRGAKVNGHLVPLNTALETGQQVEIVTTKQGGPSRDWLNPTLGYIHTKSARVKVRSWFSNLALEETLAEGRSLIAKELQRAGQTSANIEELSHKLGFSKADDLYIAAARGDLNQRQFQSVARGGDLLAETLLPDEVQTKPSKPVEGNQGILIVGVDKLLTQLARCCKPAPPDEIQGFITRGKGISIHRMDCSNFANLAALHPERVIETDWGVQTTGVFATDIVVDAHDRQGLLRDISEVFTREKLNVIGVNTQSKQGKAHMSFTVEVTNLRQMQRTLALIHEVEGVVGVRRA
- a CDS encoding cytochrome c oxidase subunit 3 family protein codes for the protein MSSEATLDTIPEIPPAPAAGRIPGNKGIWVGITCEFVEFAVLFIVYFVARSHFPEAFQQGADRLSRVSGTVITLLMVTSSFFIACSVTTMRAGRRKASLYWLIAGLIVALGYPVAKYQEIQWNLAHGINGESGIFFTVYYYLTFNHLVHATWGILGIIWVLARHLVGGYTVEDHVGLEALASYWHATDIIWLIIFPFFYVLA